A genomic segment from Ciona intestinalis chromosome 10, KH, whole genome shotgun sequence encodes:
- the LOC100177224 gene encoding angiopoietin-related protein 7 (The sequence of the model RefSeq protein was modified relative to this genomic sequence to represent the inferred CDS: added 140 bases not found in genome assembly) — translation MKLFLCISVLGTMLALCKETFAVSSDDAFNILRERRKPRTKPACPDGCKLKRKINKFETALQNRLASIEDACLPNNISSRIGNQSIDIGPYMAEMQRNISAGVQSDVDQIVLELKETITDNLATVQTSVNEMNTVLRTIPSTLVRFTTDLIQPPTEDTVASGPSSLDLTIMNATLRRLTHQNKILLRKAKAATDLSTVIREQNLILSGQNRELRLQTQSLNQRTRTLQTRLDDLEAVVALHNRSLEGDRESVTSDSDITALSERVNDVTNDVTSIGTRLNRVENWVADGESDGGRPLPPIPVALHPQPDVPPNDCQELYNLGYTESGVYRIHPWQSRETFEVFCEQNYYGGGWTVIQRRRDGSVDFNRDWNDYALGFGEPSGEYWLGNENIHQLTNQNTFRLHIVLLDWAGNRAYAEYEGFRVSSSRDYYSVRFGGYSGTAGDALRGNPEDGSRNAYLARFGARDLDNDSCRPCMYEGQAFESCAERHSAGWWYRACTDSNLNGRYITSDNFGRCNGADCLGIQWNTWHDEGYSLKATMMMVKSAAVLPSS, via the exons ATGAAACTGTTTCTCTGTATATCAGTACTGGGTACTATGTTAGCGCTATGTAAAGAAACTTTCGCTGTTTCTTCAGACGATGCATTTAACATACTACGTGAAAGAAGGAAACCAAGAACTAAG CCTGCATGTCCAGACGGATGCAAacttaaaagaaaaatcaacAAGTTTGAAACCGCTTTGCAAA ACCGACTTGCTAGCATTGAAGATGCATGTCTTCCCAACAATATCTCATCTCGTATTGGAAACCAAAGTATTGACATCGGGCCTTATATGGCTGAAATGCAACGAAATATTTCGGCCGGTGTGCAATCGGATGTTGATCAGATTGTGTTGGAACTCAAAGAAACGATCACAGATAACCTGGCCACTGTCCAGACTTCAGTAAATGAG ATGAACACCGTGTTAAGAACCATTCCATCCACACTAGTTCGTTTCACCACAGATTTAATACAACCACCTACGGAAGATACTGTTGCATCCGGACCGTCTTCTCTGGATCTCACAATAATGAACGCAACTTTGAGAAGATTAACTCACCAGAATAAAATACTGCTGAGAAAAGCAAAG GCTGCCACTGATCTAAGTACCGTAATCCGCGAACAGAACCTTATTCTGAGTGGACAGAATCGTGAATTGAGATTACAAACGCAAAGCCTGAACCAAAGG ACAAGAACGCTCCAAACAAGACTCGATGATCTTGAAGCTGTGGTTGCACTGCATAACCGTTCGTTAGAGGGCGACCGAGAGTCCGTGACATCAGATTCTGATATAACCGCACTATCAGAACGtgtaaatgacgtcacgaatgaCGTCACGAGCATCGGAACTAGATTAAACCGTGTAGAAAACTGGGTAGCAGATGGGGAGAGCGACGGAGGGAGACCATTACCGCCAATACCTGTAGCTTTACACCCGCAACCTGATGTGCCACCTAACG ATTGCCAAGAGCTGTATAACCTTGGATACACAGAATCTGGCGTGTACAGGATCCACCCATGGCAGTCACGTGAAACATTTGAAGTGTTTTGTGAGCAGAATTACTATGGAGGTGGGTGGACCGTCATTCAACGACGCCGAGATGGAAGTGTCGATTTTAACAGAGATTGGAACGATTATGCACTCG GATTCGGGGAGCCATCCGGCGAATATTGGCTTGGGAACGAAAATATTCACCAATTGACAAATCAAAACACTTTCCGTCTGCATATTGTACTGCTGGATTGGGCGGGCAACCGAGCATATGCTGAGTATGAAGGCTTTCGTGTCAGTAGTTCCAGGGATTACTACAGCGTGAG CCTTTGAAAGCTGCGCGGAGCGCCACAGCGCAGGCTGGTGGTACAGGGCATGCACTGACTCCAATCTTAACGGTCGTTATATAACAAGCGATAACTTCGGGCGCTGCAATGGCGCGGACTGCCTTGGAATTCAATGGAATACGTGGCACGACGAAGGCTATTCGTTAAAAGCTACGATGATGATGGTCAAAAGTGCTGCAGTGCTTCCAAGTTCTTAA
- the LOC108949833 gene encoding uncharacterized protein LOC108949833 has translation MTDLIAAMQYSTQVEYQVAFCDPFPYPDPVPGNKSYVTLWESMPVHCRQRMEGFIGMMSVLAVFTTVFNLVVLAANLTPRTRRLRSRNPTMQNYSTYVISMAMADVIVGAIVLPLVVANFYKEATAKRPVILLDSLSNRTNASYHTTITIVETLDQNGSATERELQWLTDTETPESKPWIVGEPEGLNRIRNCLGVLAHVVIFVSVYTLAAASADRFYTSTKPISSRPITLSSSSFRRTNKNASPELAWSVFNVSRSTFAVIIIWIAGLLFGLAPLGVSRDFHFRPVGHIFVALSSDGSYVASLTWYGLALALPLVVTWLFSFLICVTLWRRKRRLKHSKATRNYSTKSLNRRSSDREQDISVRQQTSRISVSASHATCSAAERVLSNETEGGLVVTDDQPFSDVFEEAKEPKVPDVVSTPPYRGGLQRRRRSSIDLGVSLRRQNSDGAARPTRTFHRRVGSLEDPVRTPDADPVKTQAGFVAMRILYRKSWNGCPDEPQSLPQSPDRGRRILPATPALPRSIGSFSSIPTCQINSPKTPTRERRCEASRPRAGSSRVRRKSSVYRARELLMSKSFETNIAKTLCAVVLACTVAVLPLLITVTTLTKDDDAPKEILNAEVTTIVVSMTILFSNCLWNSLIYGSRMPYFRRTVIRIIRQTTGRAKRSKGGRIISSLLGSVRRSVGAASLRSNVSGPADNRADSAEETPPNT, from the exons ATGACAGATTTAATCGCGGCGATGCAGTATTCGACGCAAGTGGAATACCAAGTCGCTTTTTGCGACCCGTTCCCCTACCCTGACCCTGTTCCTGGCAATAAGAGCTACGTGACTCTGTGGGAATCAATGCCAGTTCACTGTCGACAGAGAATGGAAGGTTTTATTGGCATGATGTCGGTTTTAGCCGTTTTTACCACTGTGTTTAATTTGGTCGTGCTGGCCGCGAACCTTACACCAAGAACTAGAAGACTGCGCAGCAGAAACCCGACCATGCAAAACTATTCAACTTACGTTATATCCATGGCGATGGCCGACGTTATAGTAGGGGCTATTGTTTTACCGTTGGTGGTGgcaaacttttataaagaGGCGACAGCCAAGCGCCCTGTGATTCTACTAGACAGCCTGTCCAACCGCACGAATGCTTCCTACCACACAACGATCACCATTGTGGAAACTTTAGACCAAAACGGGTCCGCCACAGAACGTGAATTGCAGTGGTTAACAGACACAGAAACGCCTGAGTCGAAACCGTGGATCGTGGGCGAACCAGAAGGATTGAACAGGATAAGAAACTGTTTGGGAGTACTCGCCCACGTAGTCATATTCGTTTCCGTATACACTCTTGCTGCAGCGAGTGCGGATAGGTTCTACACATCTACAAAACCGATCAGCAGCCGCCCAATTACTCTATCAAG TTCATCATTTCGCCGAACGAACAAGAACGCTTCTCCCGAGCTGGCATGGTCCGTTTTCAACGTCAGTCGTTCCACGTTTGCTGTTATCATTATATGGATAGCGGGTCTTCTGTTTGGGCTTGCACCCCTTGGTGTATCACGTGATTTCCACTTCCGGCCAGTGGGTCATATATTTGTCGCATTGTCGTCGGACGGAAGTTACGTAGCAAGTTTGACTTG GTACGGGCTCGCCCTGGCTCTGCCCCTCGTGGTCACGTGGCTGTTCAGTTTTCTCATTTGCGTGACTCTGTGGCGCCGCAAGCGGAGACTGAAGCACTCGAAGGCCACACGAAACTATTCCACCAAAAGTTTAAACCGTCGATCGTCTGATAGAGAACAAGATATTTCGGTGAGACAACAGACAAGCAGAATAAGTGTGAGCGCGAGTCATGCTACATGCAGTGCAGCGGAGAGGGTGTTGAGTAATGAAACGGAAGGGGGTTTGGTTGTAACAGATGATCAGCCGTTCTCCGATGTTTTTGAAGAAGCAAAGGAGCCAAAAGTTCCGGATGTTGTTTCCACTCCTCCGTATCGCGGAGGACTGCAGAGAAGAAGAAGATCGAGTATCGATCTAGGTGTTTCTTTGAGGAGACAAAACTCCGACGGAGCGGCAAGACCGACAAGAACATTTCATCGAAGGGTCGGATCGCTGGAGGACCCTGTTAGGACTCCGGATGCTGATCCTGTTAAGACACAAGCGGGATTCGTAGCGATGAGGATCCTTTATCGAAAGAGCTGGAACGGGTGTCCGGATGAGCCGCAGTCTCTTCCGCAGAGTCCGGACAGAGGACGGAGGATTCTTCCGGCAACTCCAGCACTTCCTCGGTCGATCGGAAGTTTTTCTTCGATCCCAACGTGTCAGATAAACAGCCCAAAGACTCCGACCAGAGAGCGGCGATGCGAAGCCAGTCGACCACGCGCCGGTTCCTCGCGTGTGCGCAGAAAATCGTCAGTGTACCGAGCCCGAGAACTTCTTATGTCAAAATCGTTTGAAACAAACATCGCAAAAACACTTTGCGCAGTTGTTCTTGCATGCACAGTCGCCGTATTACCGCTGTTGATTACTGTAACCACCTTAACGAAAGACGACGACGCCCCAAAAGAGATCTTAAACGCAGAGGTGACCACCATCGTTGTTTCAATGACAATACTCTTCTCAAACTGCCTGTGGAACTCGCTCATCTACGGCTCTCGGATGCCCTACTTCCGGAGGACTGTGATCCGGATCATCCGGCAGACCACTGGTCGCGCAAAGAGGAGCAAAGGCGGTCGCATCATTTCTTCCTTGCTTGGTAGCGTCCGCCGCAGTGTGGGAGCTGCTTCACTAAGAAGTAATGTATCCGGCCCGGCTGACAACCGTGCAGACAGCGCTGAAGAGACACCCCCAAACACGTAG
- the LOC100187460 gene encoding potassium channel subfamily K member 16, translating to MIDKDFKKLTTIQKFPTSQKRRSSFMGNPPQPFSRFDSVSECDWCSDDQTLLDALGCGRETSPMELKTLFVLVVAYFAYLLIGAGVFNAIEGPMEVQHCRESKTALNTAISNLKFGNLTRNQLVNLIEVMMTYYDKGIPILQNVTCKTRNWDFQSAFFFSGTIVTTIGYGHITPTSTGSRAFCVIYALFGIPLFAIMFSGLSERFSLVLKKGTNKVDEKDMQPLMKHLLLFVVFSTVGFVLFCCIPAAIISVAEQWTFGDSLYYAIITLTTIGFGDFVVGDNPRIKYTPLYRVMVYFWILFGLAYMATVINFLTERFRQRGLMIKKKLGNYEDPDGENAEIAAAVADSPKNSISNGNHTNKEINSLNETTSLKSRESSNTGSPGTK from the exons ATGATAgacaaagattttaaaaagctgACTACTATACAGAAATTTCCAACGTCGCAAAAACGTAGGTCTTCGTTCATGGGAAACCCCCCGCAGCCTTTTTCTCGATTCGACTCGGTATCTGAGTGCGATTGGTGTTCAGATGATCAAACATTACTTGACGCCTTGGGATGTGGTCGTGAG ACGTCGCCGATGGAGCTAAAAACGCTGTTCGTTTTGGTGGTGGCATATTTCGCATATCTTTTAATTGGAGCAGGAGTTTTCAATGCTATTGAAGGCCCAATGGAAGTACAGCACTGTCGAGAATCGAAGACAGCTTTGAACACCgcaatttcaaatttaaagtttggtaACCTTACACGCAATCAGCTTGTAAATCTTATAGAA GTTATGATGACATATTATGATAAAGGAATtccaattttacaaaatgtgaCTTGCAAAACTAGAAACTGGGATTTTCAGAGTGCTTTCTTTTTCTCTGGTACCATTGTAACTACCATAG GTTATGGACACATTACCCCGACTTCGACCGGCAGTCGTGCTTTCTGTGTCATCTACGCTCTTTTCGGGATTCCTCTTTTTGCCATAATGTTCTCAGGATTAAGTGAACGGTTTAGTCTGGTGCTGAAAAAAGGCACAAACAAAGTTGATGAGAAG GATATGCAGCCATTAATGAAACACCTGTtgctttttgttgttttctcCACCGTGGGCTTTGTGCTATTCTGCTGCATACCCGCAGCCATTATATCTGTTGCTGAACAGTGGACATTCGGTGACAGCCTATATTATGCAATTATCACCCTTACCACGATTGGTTTTGGGGATTTTGTAGTAG GAGACAACCCACGCATAAAGTATACACCACTTTACCGAGTCATGGTATATTTCTGGATACTGTTTGGACTTGCTTACATGGCTACagtcattaattttttaacagagCGATTTCGACAAAGAG GTTTGATGATAAAGAAAAAGTTAGGGAATTATGAAGACCCAGATGGAGAGAATGCGGAAATTGCTGCTGCTGTTGCCGACTCACCGAAAAACTCAATATCCAATGGTAACCACACCAACAAAGAAATCAATTCCTTAAATGAAACCACAAGTTTAAAAAGCAGAGAGTCCTCAAATACCGGTTCACCCGGTactaaataa
- the LOC100185787 gene encoding sugar transporter SWEET1, protein MAEFWISFFSNGCIAVTIIMFATGIPQCMEMMKKKTTKNIPFLPYLITNVNAIGWIIYGKMTVNFTVVFVNTIGAGLQTLYMAVYIFFAADKSKPLVQSSVCGGAAAITWYIITQFANVIDAINVTGIICCTVTIFMFASPLAEINTVIANKSTATISLPLTVTASLCSAMWTMFGLVLHDNFIIIPNVLGFFAAFSRFYLFYKYPSSPGLPHSV, encoded by the exons atggcGGAGTTTTGGATTAGTTTCTTTTCAAATGGCTGTATAGCTGTTACAATAATCATGTTTGCTACTGGCAT CCCACAATGTATGGAAATGATGAAGAAAAAGACGACTAAAAACATTCCATTTCTTCCATATTTGATTACAAATGTAAA cgCAATTGGCTGGATAATTTATGGAAAAATGACCGTAAACTTTACTGTTGTGTTTGTGAATACAATTGGTGCCGGACTGCAAACTCTCTACATGGCCGTGTACATATTCTTTGCAGCAGACAAG TCCAAACCTTTGGTGCAATCAAGTGTATGTGGTGGGGCTGCAGCGATCACATGGTACATCATCACACAATTTGCAAATGTCATTGATGCTATCAATGTAACTGGAATCATCTGCTGTACTGTTACTATCTTCATGTTTGCCTCTCCACTTGCAGAAATa AATACTGTTATTGCAAATAAATCAACGGCTACCATTTCATTACCACTTACTGTCACTGCATCCCTGTGTTCTGCTATGTGGACAATGTTTGGACTTGTTTTACATGATAACTTCATCATT atTCCAAATGTTCTTGGATTCTTTGCAGCTTTTTCCCGGTTTTATCTTTTCTATAAATATCCATCATCTCCTGGCCTTCCTCATTCAGTATGA